A part of Larimichthys crocea isolate SSNF chromosome VII, L_crocea_2.0, whole genome shotgun sequence genomic DNA contains:
- the LOC113746012 gene encoding basic proline-rich protein-like, whose product PSPPPPHPPPPPPPPPPPPPPPPTHPPPPPPPPPPPPPPPPPPPPPPPPPPPPPHPPTPHPPPPPPPPPPPPPPPPQPPPSPPPPPPPPPPPPPTPPPQPPPPPPPPPPPPPPPPPPPPPPPPPPPPHTPPPPPPPPPPPPPPPPPPPPPPPPPHPHPPPPPPPPHPPPPPPPPPPTPPPPPPPPPPPPPPPPPPPPPPPSPPPPPTPPPPPPPPPPPPHPTPPPPPPPPPPPPPPPPPPPPPPPPPPPPPPPPPPPPPPPPTPPPPPPPPPHPPPPSPPSHPPQPPPPPPPPPPPPPPPPTPPPHPPPPSPPHPPPPPPPPPPPPPPPPPPPPPPTPPPLPPPTPPPTPPPPPPPPPPPPPPPPPHPPPPPPPPTPPPPPTPPPPPPPPPPPHPPPPPP is encoded by the coding sequence ccctcccccccccccccccacccccccccacccccccccccccccccccccccccccccccccccccccacccacccccccccccccccccccccccccccccccccaccccccccccccccccccccccccccccccccccccccccccccccccccaccccacccccccaccccccaccccccccccccccccccccccccccccccccccccccccccccccccacaaccccccccctccccccccccaccccccccccccccccccccccccccccccaccccccccccccaaccccccccccctcccccccccccccccccccccccccccccccccccccccccccccccccccccccccccccccccccccccccacaccccccccccccccccccccccccccccccccccccccccccccccccccccccccccccccccccccccccccccccacccccaccccccacccccccccccccccccccacccccccccccccccccccccccccccccccaccccccccccccccccccccccccccccccccccccccccccccccccccccccccccccccccccccccctccccccccccaccccccacaccccccccccccccccccccccccccccccccaccccaccccaccccccccccccccccaccccccccccccccccccccccccccccccccccctccccccccaccccccccccccccccccccccccccccccccccccccccccccccccccccccccccccaccccccccccccccccaccaccccccccccaccccccccccccctcacccccctcccaccccccccaaccccccccccccccacccccccccccccccccccccccccccccccccaccccccccccccaccccccccccccctcccccccccaccccccccccccccccccaccccccccccccccacccccccccccccccccacccccccccccccccacccccccccccctccccccccccacccccccccccaccccccccccccccccccccccacccccccccccccccccccccccccccccccaccccccccccccccccccaccccccacccccccccccccccccaccccccccccccccccccccccccccccccccccccaccccccccccccccccccc